The Bernardetia sp. ABR2-2B DNA window TGAAGAATTTATAAATGATTTTTCAAGTGTTATTTTGGAAGCTAGTCAGGCAATGGCAGAAAGACTAGAATACGATACTTTTACAGGATTGGTATGTACACTAAATTATTTTGTTCTTACTGAGCAAATAGAAAACACACTAAAAGTAGTTGACTTACTACAAAAAGTTACTCAGCAACTTTATCAAAAAAAAGAGCTTAATAATTTAGGTCTTGCACACGGAGTTTGTGGAATCATTGCTGTTTTGGCTAAGACGATTCTTTTTTTAGAAAAGACAGAAACTACAAACGACATTTTAGTAAAATATAAAGATACATTAGAACTTATTACAAATCATGTAATGAATCAAAAAGGAGAAATTGGTAATTTCTGTTTTCCTTATACTGTGGGAGGAAAAACTAGCCGTTTAGCTTGGTGTTATGGTGATTTTTCTATTTGTATTGCCCTCACTTGGGCTGCATTAGTTTTACCTAATAAAAAGAAAATAGATAAGGTAGTACAAGCTACAATAAATAATGCTATCAATCTAAAGGATACAGACAGACTTTTTATCACAAATAAAGACACAAAAGAATATGACTTAGCACTTTGTCATGGAGTATCTGGAGTATATTTAGTTTTTAAGAGATTATATGATTTTTATCCTAGTCAAGAGTTAGCAGAAGAGATAAAAAGACTAAAAGAAGAATTACATAAAGAAGTGCAGAAAGGCATAGAAAACATTAAATTTCCTGTATCAATACAACAAGAACCATTAATTTTTGAATGGCAAACAGATTTATCATTCTTGAATGGTCTATCAGGCTTCTTGGCAGCTTATCATGATGATGAACTAGTAAAAGGTTGGGATGCTCCTCTTCTAACCGATTTTTAAAAATAGACTTTAAATTATACTTATAAATGAATTATTTTTTCTTACGCAGTCCTTTATCTCCACTTTTTTCAGAGAAACCAGCAGATGAATTGGCTATTTTTTTATCTTCTCCTAATTTTCAAAATACGGTCAAAGAATACGAAGAAGGAAAGCTAAAGGATAAAAAAGTAGAAAAATTTTCACTTTCTAAAGCAAAATATGATTTACGCTCTCGTTTTAGATGTACTCCTTTTGGGACATTTGCAGGTATTTCGGCAGGAAAACTAGCTTCAAAAAATGAAGGCT harbors:
- a CDS encoding lanthionine synthetase LanC family protein, giving the protein MKTVFNNLPNVFFSNFGYLGNLGSLSLIANFDSEKAEQMLTKFYEKIEEAPYVQPDIYGLSSLGILLNYLSKVDKNRFEEYNEEFINDFSSVILEASQAMAERLEYDTFTGLVCTLNYFVLTEQIENTLKVVDLLQKVTQQLYQKKELNNLGLAHGVCGIIAVLAKTILFLEKTETTNDILVKYKDTLELITNHVMNQKGEIGNFCFPYTVGGKTSRLAWCYGDFSICIALTWAALVLPNKKKIDKVVQATINNAINLKDTDRLFITNKDTKEYDLALCHGVSGVYLVFKRLYDFYPSQELAEEIKRLKEELHKEVQKGIENIKFPVSIQQEPLIFEWQTDLSFLNGLSGFLAAYHDDELVKGWDAPLLTDF